Proteins encoded by one window of Candidatus Poribacteria bacterium:
- a CDS encoding sugar phosphate isomerase/epimerase, with product MKVGIGASSDVQATVDRCRKLGVECVYIGSLTGYEDNGYPDANSLRELKGRLEDNGLEVPSVTYHFARWPSRPWRTERSMNPDILLTRDRRCIDAMLRTIEVLGEVGITSVLHYVSLGKPMNPAQEEACWEGLIDIYRELIPMAEANGVHIANHSLHRILPDDVREWAVAADVRIEDYGNFRSDAWGGPFLVGTWKELHRLINAVPSPANGVALCTGMDIPGGEVPALVEEFGEKIHFCQLRDHSERWPAGREVPLGEGRVDLRAVVTALRGVGYQGILNPEHLGKPRYPGEDLEAKAVDYIKSLIAV from the coding sequence ATGAAAGTTGGAATTGGCGCATCGTCCGATGTGCAAGCGACCGTTGATCGTTGCAGAAAACTTGGTGTCGAATGTGTTTATATCGGTTCTCTTACTGGATATGAAGACAATGGGTATCCGGATGCAAACAGCCTGCGGGAACTAAAGGGAAGATTAGAGGACAATGGTCTGGAGGTGCCGAGCGTCACTTACCATTTTGCGCGGTGGCCCTCACGTCCTTGGCGGACGGAGCGCTCAATGAATCCGGACATCTTGTTGACCCGTGACCGTCGCTGTATTGATGCCATGTTGCGCACGATTGAAGTGTTAGGAGAGGTTGGTATCACGTCAGTGTTGCACTACGTGAGTTTGGGCAAACCGATGAATCCTGCCCAAGAGGAAGCATGCTGGGAGGGGCTTATCGACATTTATCGCGAACTCATCCCGATGGCAGAAGCAAACGGGGTTCACATAGCAAATCACAGTCTTCACCGAATTTTGCCAGACGACGTGCGTGAATGGGCTGTTGCAGCAGATGTACGCATTGAAGATTACGGGAACTTTAGGTCAGATGCTTGGGGCGGCCCCTTCTTAGTAGGGACTTGGAAGGAATTGCATCGATTAATCAATGCTGTTCCGAGTCCGGCGAATGGGGTGGCGTTATGTACCGGCATGGATATCCCTGGTGGGGAAGTACCGGCACTGGTAGAAGAATTTGGGGAAAAGATTCACTTCTGCCAACTTCGAGACCATTCGGAGCGATGGCCTGCCGGACGGGAAGTGCCGCTTGGTGAGGGGCGGGTTGATCTCCGCGCTGTTGTAACCGCTTTGCGGGGTGTTGGTTATCAGGGTATTCTGAATCCAGAACACCTAGGGAAACCGAGATATCCGGGTGAAGATTTAGAGGCCAAGGCAGTTGATTATATCAAATCGCTGATTGCTGTATAA
- a CDS encoding TIM barrel protein encodes MKLGVGALTDVQATIDRCKQLETERVSISCPALPGFEENGYPDLTHFREIKGKLEDNGLVIKDASWRLLKWPPLPYRTHSRGGTTSPEILLGRDRRAIDAMARMIEVAGEVGITSVLQIIDIAKPTDAVQAQACWESLIDIYRELMPVAEANGVGIGNHTLHRLLPDGIRERAVAAGVRLEDYGNYTADGWGGPFLVATSNDLRRLVNAVPSPSNGVMLCTGMDFIGGDMCALVMEFAEKIHCCGFRDHTNLWPMGREVPLGEGRVDFPAVVAALQKINYQGIWAPEHLGQPRHPGEDLFAKGVAYIRSILT; translated from the coding sequence ATGAAACTAGGAGTTGGCGCGTTGACCGATGTGCAAGCAACCATTGATCGTTGCAAACAATTAGAAACTGAGCGCGTTTCTATCAGCTGTCCCGCGCTTCCCGGATTTGAGGAAAACGGATATCCAGATCTAACACATTTCCGGGAGATCAAGGGTAAGTTAGAGGACAATGGTCTCGTGATAAAGGACGCATCTTGGCGATTGCTGAAATGGCCTCCACTCCCATATCGGACCCACTCACGCGGTGGCACCACAAGTCCAGAGATTTTGTTAGGTCGTGATCGTCGTGCTATTGATGCAATGGCGCGCATGATTGAAGTTGCGGGAGAAGTGGGTATTACATCGGTGCTGCAAATCATTGATATCGCCAAACCAACAGACGCTGTACAAGCCCAAGCGTGTTGGGAGAGCTTGATTGACATATATCGTGAATTGATGCCGGTGGCAGAAGCGAACGGTGTTGGTATTGGGAACCACACACTGCATCGACTGTTACCGGACGGAATTCGTGAGCGGGCGGTCGCAGCCGGTGTGCGTCTTGAAGATTACGGAAATTATACAGCTGACGGCTGGGGAGGTCCGTTCCTAGTGGCGACTTCCAACGATTTGCGACGATTGGTCAATGCTGTTCCCAGTCCGTCTAATGGGGTGATGCTGTGTACCGGTATGGATTTCATTGGCGGAGATATGTGTGCTTTGGTGATGGAGTTCGCAGAAAAGATTCATTGTTGTGGTTTTCGGGACCACACGAATCTCTGGCCCATGGGGCGGGAAGTGCCACTCGGCGAGGGGCGCGTCGATTTCCCCGCTGTTGTCGCAGCGCTACAGAAGATCAACTACCAGGGCATTTGGGCACCTGAACATCTGGGACAACCGAGACATCCGGGTGAAGATCTGTTTGCTAAGGGCGTTGCGTATATCAGATCTATATTAACCTGA
- a CDS encoding aldo/keto reductase: MQTRKLATLEVPPIGMGTWKTFDVRSQAEIAVRQKIVTACLSEGVAFLDSSPMYGESESVVGVTTEGKREQFQFATKVWCTGLSQGKAEIARSFERFRTDYIDVFQIHNLLDWETHLPMLEGLKAEGRIGLIGITHYMTTSYPEMIRIMKGGRISTIQIPYNVLERTCEQEILPLAEELGIGVIVMQPLDVGRLVTGLRREPDLAPLEAHGIETWAQALLAWILADMRISVVIPATSKPERIRENAAVGTLLALPQELRTYIEQEAQRCL, encoded by the coding sequence ATGCAGACACGAAAACTGGCAACGCTTGAGGTGCCGCCTATCGGAATGGGCACTTGGAAGACGTTTGATGTCCGCTCACAGGCGGAAATCGCTGTGCGTCAGAAAATTGTCACAGCTTGTCTCTCGGAGGGGGTTGCCTTCCTCGATTCATCGCCGATGTACGGTGAGAGTGAAAGTGTGGTTGGCGTAACAACGGAGGGGAAGCGAGAGCAGTTCCAGTTTGCGACTAAGGTTTGGTGTACGGGGCTGTCGCAGGGTAAAGCTGAGATTGCGCGATCTTTTGAACGGTTTCGGACCGACTATATTGATGTCTTTCAGATTCATAATCTCTTGGATTGGGAGACCCACCTGCCAATGCTAGAAGGATTGAAGGCAGAAGGGAGAATCGGTCTCATTGGAATCACACACTATATGACCACATCTTATCCTGAGATGATCCGAATCATGAAGGGCGGACGGATCAGTACGATTCAAATTCCCTACAACGTGTTGGAACGAACGTGCGAACAGGAGATTTTGCCGCTAGCCGAGGAACTTGGTATCGGCGTGATTGTAATGCAGCCACTCGACGTGGGGAGATTGGTGACGGGACTCAGAAGGGAGCCGGATCTCGCACCGCTTGAAGCGCATGGCATAGAAACATGGGCACAGGCCTTATTGGCGTGGATTCTCGCAGACATGCGGATAAGCGTAGTGATTCCGGCGACATCAAAACCGGAACGGATTCGAGAGAATGCTGCGGTGGGCACATTGCTCGCACTGCCACAGGAGTTACGGACGTATATTGAGCAGGAAGCGCAACGATGCCTCTGA